In a single window of the Pseudohongiella acticola genome:
- a CDS encoding bactofilin family protein, translating into MTAHTLISAATELKGDLKFSGELIVEGRVTGDIKAADDSDAVLRVAEQGLIEGEINVPNVIINGTVKGDIYACSHIELAAKACITGDVHYKLIEMVMGARVNGSLLCSAELSAGRKALTYQQEVLGAGEVEASASGHGSSV; encoded by the coding sequence GTGACAGCGCATACCCTGATTTCTGCAGCCACCGAGCTCAAGGGTGACCTGAAATTTAGTGGCGAGTTGATTGTGGAAGGTCGCGTTACCGGCGATATCAAAGCAGCCGATGATTCCGATGCCGTGCTGCGGGTTGCCGAGCAAGGCCTGATAGAAGGTGAGATAAACGTGCCCAATGTGATCATTAATGGCACGGTAAAAGGCGATATTTATGCCTGCAGTCATATTGAACTTGCCGCCAAAGCCTGTATTACCGGCGACGTACATTACAAATTGATCGAAATGGTCATGGGAGCCCGGGTTAATGGCAGTCTGCTGTGCAGCGCTGAGCTGTCCGCAGGTCGCAAGGCCCTGACCTACCAGCAGGAGGTGCTGGGTGCTGGAGAGGTAGAGGCATCGGCTTCAGGGCACGGCAGTTCAGTTTGA